Proteins encoded by one window of Channa argus isolate prfri chromosome 13, Channa argus male v1.0, whole genome shotgun sequence:
- the eif2s2 gene encoding eukaryotic translation initiation factor 2 subunit 2 isoform X2 codes for MSGDEMIFDPNMTKKKKKKKKPFMLDEDGGEGMGGEEAKEVEAKETEPEAGDDKEIDLDEDEGRKKEPSDDLNDLNFFNQKKKKKKPKKVFDNEIEEGIKELKIEGEQTETLEDDSMDFPTKKKKSKKVDFDEGEALEKDDALEDDEGKNNDGISFSSSTGPAWAGSERDYTYDELLNRVFNIMREKNPDMVAGEKRKFVMKPPQVVRVGTKKTSFVNFTDICKLLHRQPKHLLAFLLAELGTSGSIDGNNQLVIKGRFQQKQIENVLRRYIKEYVTCHTCRSPETILQKDTRLYFLQCETCHSRCSVASIKTGFQAVTGKRAQLRAKAN; via the exons ATGTCCGGAGACGAG ATGATTTTCGATCCCAACATgaccaagaagaagaagaagaagaagaagccctTCATGCTAGATGAGGATGGAGGAGAGGGGATGGGAGGAGAAGAGGCTAAAGAGGTGGAGGCAAAGGAGACAGAGCCAGAGGCTGGAGACGACAAAGAGATTGATCTAGATGAAGATGAAGGCAGAAAGAAAg AGCCTTCTGATGATTTAAATGATCTGAACTTCttcaatcagaaaaaaaagaagaagaaacccaAGAAAGTATTTGATAATGAAATTGAGGAGGGAATAAAG GAGCTGAAAATCGAAggagagcagacagagacattGGAAGATGACAGTATGGACTTtcccacaaaaaagaaaaagtcaaagaaaGTTGACTTTGATGAAGGAGAGGCACTAGAAAAGGATGATG CTTTAGAGGATGATGAGGGGAAGAACAATGATGGAATCTCATTCAGCTCTTCTACAGGACCAGCCTGGGCAGGGTCCGAAAGGGACTACACTTATGATGAG ctcctgAACCGAGTCTTCAATATCATGAGGGAGAAGAACCCAGACATGGTGGctggagaaaagagaaagtttgTGATGAAGCCTCCCCAGGTGGTCCGAGTGGGAACCAAGAAAACCTCCTTTGTCAACTTCACAGACATCTGCAAGCT GTTGCATCGTCAGCCTAAACATCTCCTTGCTTTCCTGTTAGCTGAGCTGGGAACAAG TGGTTCCATAGACGGAAATAACCAGCTTGTGATCAAAGGCAGATTTCAACAGAAACAGATAGAAAATGTGTTGAGAAGATATATCA AGGAATATGTGACGTGTCACACCTGCCGCTCCCCTGAGACCATCTTGCAGAAAGACACTCGCCTCTATTTCCTACAGTGTGAGACGTGCCACTCCCGCTGCTCTGTCGCCAGCATTAAGACTGGCTTCCAGGCTGTGACGGGCAAGAGGGCACAGCTTCGCGCCAAAGCCAACTAA
- the eif2s2 gene encoding eukaryotic translation initiation factor 2 subunit 2 isoform X1: MSGDEVSNNKMIFDPNMTKKKKKKKKPFMLDEDGGEGMGGEEAKEVEAKETEPEAGDDKEIDLDEDEGRKKEPSDDLNDLNFFNQKKKKKKPKKVFDNEIEEGIKELKIEGEQTETLEDDSMDFPTKKKKSKKVDFDEGEALEKDDALEDDEGKNNDGISFSSSTGPAWAGSERDYTYDELLNRVFNIMREKNPDMVAGEKRKFVMKPPQVVRVGTKKTSFVNFTDICKLLHRQPKHLLAFLLAELGTSGSIDGNNQLVIKGRFQQKQIENVLRRYIKEYVTCHTCRSPETILQKDTRLYFLQCETCHSRCSVASIKTGFQAVTGKRAQLRAKAN, from the exons ATGTCCGGAGACGAGGTAAGTAACAACAAG ATGATTTTCGATCCCAACATgaccaagaagaagaagaagaagaagaagccctTCATGCTAGATGAGGATGGAGGAGAGGGGATGGGAGGAGAAGAGGCTAAAGAGGTGGAGGCAAAGGAGACAGAGCCAGAGGCTGGAGACGACAAAGAGATTGATCTAGATGAAGATGAAGGCAGAAAGAAAg AGCCTTCTGATGATTTAAATGATCTGAACTTCttcaatcagaaaaaaaagaagaagaaacccaAGAAAGTATTTGATAATGAAATTGAGGAGGGAATAAAG GAGCTGAAAATCGAAggagagcagacagagacattGGAAGATGACAGTATGGACTTtcccacaaaaaagaaaaagtcaaagaaaGTTGACTTTGATGAAGGAGAGGCACTAGAAAAGGATGATG CTTTAGAGGATGATGAGGGGAAGAACAATGATGGAATCTCATTCAGCTCTTCTACAGGACCAGCCTGGGCAGGGTCCGAAAGGGACTACACTTATGATGAG ctcctgAACCGAGTCTTCAATATCATGAGGGAGAAGAACCCAGACATGGTGGctggagaaaagagaaagtttgTGATGAAGCCTCCCCAGGTGGTCCGAGTGGGAACCAAGAAAACCTCCTTTGTCAACTTCACAGACATCTGCAAGCT GTTGCATCGTCAGCCTAAACATCTCCTTGCTTTCCTGTTAGCTGAGCTGGGAACAAG TGGTTCCATAGACGGAAATAACCAGCTTGTGATCAAAGGCAGATTTCAACAGAAACAGATAGAAAATGTGTTGAGAAGATATATCA AGGAATATGTGACGTGTCACACCTGCCGCTCCCCTGAGACCATCTTGCAGAAAGACACTCGCCTCTATTTCCTACAGTGTGAGACGTGCCACTCCCGCTGCTCTGTCGCCAGCATTAAGACTGGCTTCCAGGCTGTGACGGGCAAGAGGGCACAGCTTCGCGCCAAAGCCAACTAA
- the LOC137139658 gene encoding serine/arginine-rich splicing factor 6-like isoform X1 encodes MPRVYIGRLSYHVREKDIQRFFSGYGKLMEIDLKNGYGFVEFEDNRDADDAVYELNGKELCGERVIVEHARGPRRDRDGYGGGYGGGGRSSGYSSRSRSGRDKYGPPVRTEYRLVVENLSSRCSWQDLKDFMRQAGEVTYADAHKERTNEGVIEFRSYSDMKRALEKLDGTDINGRKIRLVEDKPRRRRSYSGSRSRSRSRRRSRSRSHSSRSRSRSHSRSRSRSNKRRHSRSRSGRKSGSKSGESKSRSRNRRSSSRSRKSKSRSRSRKSRSHSAERKSKSRSKSRSKVKSERDSRSRSGERPGDKKSRSRSPSPVENGKEERTAKSASHSPSPHEDDGRSKSREKHSASRSKSRSRSRSRSRSASQD; translated from the exons atgccTCGCGTTTATATTGGACGACTAAGTTATCATGTCCGTGAAAAGGACATTCAGCGTTTTTTCAGCGGATATGGAAAACTCATGGAAATCGATTTAAAAAACGG ctATGGATTTGTGGAGTTTGAAGACAACCGGGACGCCGATGATGCCGTCTATGAGCTAAATGGAAAAGAACTGTGCGGCGAGCGGGTGATCGTCGAGCATGCCAGAGGGCCGCGGCGAGACCGAGATGGCTACGGTGGGGGTTACGGGGGAGGTGGGCGCA GTAGCGGTTACAGCAGCAGGAGTCGCTCTGGAAGAGATAAGTATGGACCTCCCGTCCGTACTGAGTATCGTCTCGTTGTGGAGAACTTATCCAGCCGCTGCAGTTGGCAGGATCTCAAG GATTTTATGCGGCAGGCAGGAGAGGTGACTTATGCAGATGCACACAAGGAACGCACCAATGAGGGAGTGATTGAATTCCGTAGTTACTCAGACATGAAGAGGGCTCTGGAAAAACTGGATGGTACAGATATTAATGGGAGGAAGATTCGTCTGGTGGAGGACAAGCCCCGCAGGCGAAGGTCCTACTCTGGAAGCCGTTCCAG ATCTCGTAGTCGCCGCCGCTCCCGCAGCAGGAGCCATAGCTCCCGCAGTCGCTCCAGGTCCCACTCCAG GTCTCGTTCCCGCAGCAACAAGAGGCGTCACTCCCGCTCCAGATCTGGAAGGAAGTCTGGCTCCAAGTCAGGAGAAAGCAAATCACGATCTCGCAATCGTAGGTCGAGTTCCCGATCTCGCAAATCCAAATCTCGTTCTCGCTCCCGCAAATCCAGATCCCATTCAGCTGAGCGGAAATCAAAGTCCCGTTCTAAAAGCCGCTCTAAGGTAAAGTCAGAAAGAGATTCCCGCAGTCGATCTGGAGAGAGGCCTGGTGACAAGAAGTCCCGCAGTCGTTCACCTTCCCCGGTTGAGAACGGGAAGGAGGAGCGCACTGCCAAATCTGCTTCCCACTCCCCATCTCCACATGAGGATGATGGCCGATCCAAGTCAAGGGAGAAACATTCAGCCTCCCGCTCCAAGTCCCGTTCCAGATCTCGCTCACGGTCTAGGTCAGCTTCTCAGGATTAA
- the LOC137139658 gene encoding serine/arginine-rich splicing factor 6-like isoform X4, which yields MPRVYIGRLSYHVREKDIQRFFSGYGKLMEIDLKNGYGFVEFEDNRDADDAVYELNGKELCGERVIVEHARGPRRDRDGYGSGYSSRSRSGRDKYGPPVRTEYRLVVENLSSRCSWQDLKDFMRQAGEVTYADAHKERTNEGVIEFRSYSDMKRALEKLDGTDINGRKIRLVEDKPRRRRSYSGSRSRSRSRRRSRSRSHSSRSRSRSHSRSRSRSNKRRHSRSRSGRKSGSKSGESKSRSRNRRSSSRSRKSKSRSRSRKSRSHSAERKSKSRSKSRSKVKSERDSRSRSGERPGDKKSRSRSPSPVENGKEERTAKSASHSPSPHEDDGRSKSREKHSASRSKSRSRSRSRSRSASQD from the exons atgccTCGCGTTTATATTGGACGACTAAGTTATCATGTCCGTGAAAAGGACATTCAGCGTTTTTTCAGCGGATATGGAAAACTCATGGAAATCGATTTAAAAAACGG ctATGGATTTGTGGAGTTTGAAGACAACCGGGACGCCGATGATGCCGTCTATGAGCTAAATGGAAAAGAACTGTGCGGCGAGCGGGTGATCGTCGAGCATGCCAGAGGGCCGCGGCGAGACCGAGATGGCTACG GTAGCGGTTACAGCAGCAGGAGTCGCTCTGGAAGAGATAAGTATGGACCTCCCGTCCGTACTGAGTATCGTCTCGTTGTGGAGAACTTATCCAGCCGCTGCAGTTGGCAGGATCTCAAG GATTTTATGCGGCAGGCAGGAGAGGTGACTTATGCAGATGCACACAAGGAACGCACCAATGAGGGAGTGATTGAATTCCGTAGTTACTCAGACATGAAGAGGGCTCTGGAAAAACTGGATGGTACAGATATTAATGGGAGGAAGATTCGTCTGGTGGAGGACAAGCCCCGCAGGCGAAGGTCCTACTCTGGAAGCCGTTCCAG ATCTCGTAGTCGCCGCCGCTCCCGCAGCAGGAGCCATAGCTCCCGCAGTCGCTCCAGGTCCCACTCCAG GTCTCGTTCCCGCAGCAACAAGAGGCGTCACTCCCGCTCCAGATCTGGAAGGAAGTCTGGCTCCAAGTCAGGAGAAAGCAAATCACGATCTCGCAATCGTAGGTCGAGTTCCCGATCTCGCAAATCCAAATCTCGTTCTCGCTCCCGCAAATCCAGATCCCATTCAGCTGAGCGGAAATCAAAGTCCCGTTCTAAAAGCCGCTCTAAGGTAAAGTCAGAAAGAGATTCCCGCAGTCGATCTGGAGAGAGGCCTGGTGACAAGAAGTCCCGCAGTCGTTCACCTTCCCCGGTTGAGAACGGGAAGGAGGAGCGCACTGCCAAATCTGCTTCCCACTCCCCATCTCCACATGAGGATGATGGCCGATCCAAGTCAAGGGAGAAACATTCAGCCTCCCGCTCCAAGTCCCGTTCCAGATCTCGCTCACGGTCTAGGTCAGCTTCTCAGGATTAA
- the LOC137139658 gene encoding serine/arginine-rich splicing factor 6-like isoform X3, producing the protein MPRVYIGRLSYHVREKDIQRFFSGYGKLMEIDLKNGYGFVEFEDNRDADDAVYELNGKELCGERVIVEHARGPRRDRDGYGGGYGGGGRSSGYSSRSRSGRDKYGPPVRTEYRLVVENLSSRCSWQDLKDFMRQAGEVTYADAHKERTNEGVIEFRSYSDMKRALEKLDGTDINGRKIRLVEDKPRRRRSYSGSRSRSRSRRRSRSRSHSSRSRSRSRSRSNKRRHSRSRSGRKSGSKSGESKSRSRNRRSSSRSRKSKSRSRSRKSRSHSAERKSKSRSKSRSKVKSERDSRSRSGERPGDKKSRSRSPSPVENGKEERTAKSASHSPSPHEDDGRSKSREKHSASRSKSRSRSRSRSRSASQD; encoded by the exons atgccTCGCGTTTATATTGGACGACTAAGTTATCATGTCCGTGAAAAGGACATTCAGCGTTTTTTCAGCGGATATGGAAAACTCATGGAAATCGATTTAAAAAACGG ctATGGATTTGTGGAGTTTGAAGACAACCGGGACGCCGATGATGCCGTCTATGAGCTAAATGGAAAAGAACTGTGCGGCGAGCGGGTGATCGTCGAGCATGCCAGAGGGCCGCGGCGAGACCGAGATGGCTACGGTGGGGGTTACGGGGGAGGTGGGCGCA GTAGCGGTTACAGCAGCAGGAGTCGCTCTGGAAGAGATAAGTATGGACCTCCCGTCCGTACTGAGTATCGTCTCGTTGTGGAGAACTTATCCAGCCGCTGCAGTTGGCAGGATCTCAAG GATTTTATGCGGCAGGCAGGAGAGGTGACTTATGCAGATGCACACAAGGAACGCACCAATGAGGGAGTGATTGAATTCCGTAGTTACTCAGACATGAAGAGGGCTCTGGAAAAACTGGATGGTACAGATATTAATGGGAGGAAGATTCGTCTGGTGGAGGACAAGCCCCGCAGGCGAAGGTCCTACTCTGGAAGCCGTTCCAG ATCTCGTAGTCGCCGCCGCTCCCGCAGCAGGAGCCATAGCTCCCGCAGTCGCTCCAG GTCTCGTTCCCGCAGCAACAAGAGGCGTCACTCCCGCTCCAGATCTGGAAGGAAGTCTGGCTCCAAGTCAGGAGAAAGCAAATCACGATCTCGCAATCGTAGGTCGAGTTCCCGATCTCGCAAATCCAAATCTCGTTCTCGCTCCCGCAAATCCAGATCCCATTCAGCTGAGCGGAAATCAAAGTCCCGTTCTAAAAGCCGCTCTAAGGTAAAGTCAGAAAGAGATTCCCGCAGTCGATCTGGAGAGAGGCCTGGTGACAAGAAGTCCCGCAGTCGTTCACCTTCCCCGGTTGAGAACGGGAAGGAGGAGCGCACTGCCAAATCTGCTTCCCACTCCCCATCTCCACATGAGGATGATGGCCGATCCAAGTCAAGGGAGAAACATTCAGCCTCCCGCTCCAAGTCCCGTTCCAGATCTCGCTCACGGTCTAGGTCAGCTTCTCAGGATTAA
- the LOC137139658 gene encoding serine/arginine-rich splicing factor 6-like isoform X2, with protein sequence MPRVYIGRLSYHVREKDIQRFFSGYGKLMEIDLKNGYGFVEFEDNRDADDAVYELNGKELCGERVIVEHARGPRRDRDGYGGGYGGGSGYSSRSRSGRDKYGPPVRTEYRLVVENLSSRCSWQDLKDFMRQAGEVTYADAHKERTNEGVIEFRSYSDMKRALEKLDGTDINGRKIRLVEDKPRRRRSYSGSRSRSRSRRRSRSRSHSSRSRSRSHSRSRSRSNKRRHSRSRSGRKSGSKSGESKSRSRNRRSSSRSRKSKSRSRSRKSRSHSAERKSKSRSKSRSKVKSERDSRSRSGERPGDKKSRSRSPSPVENGKEERTAKSASHSPSPHEDDGRSKSREKHSASRSKSRSRSRSRSRSASQD encoded by the exons atgccTCGCGTTTATATTGGACGACTAAGTTATCATGTCCGTGAAAAGGACATTCAGCGTTTTTTCAGCGGATATGGAAAACTCATGGAAATCGATTTAAAAAACGG ctATGGATTTGTGGAGTTTGAAGACAACCGGGACGCCGATGATGCCGTCTATGAGCTAAATGGAAAAGAACTGTGCGGCGAGCGGGTGATCGTCGAGCATGCCAGAGGGCCGCGGCGAGACCGAGATGGCTACGGTGGGGGTTACGGGGGAG GTAGCGGTTACAGCAGCAGGAGTCGCTCTGGAAGAGATAAGTATGGACCTCCCGTCCGTACTGAGTATCGTCTCGTTGTGGAGAACTTATCCAGCCGCTGCAGTTGGCAGGATCTCAAG GATTTTATGCGGCAGGCAGGAGAGGTGACTTATGCAGATGCACACAAGGAACGCACCAATGAGGGAGTGATTGAATTCCGTAGTTACTCAGACATGAAGAGGGCTCTGGAAAAACTGGATGGTACAGATATTAATGGGAGGAAGATTCGTCTGGTGGAGGACAAGCCCCGCAGGCGAAGGTCCTACTCTGGAAGCCGTTCCAG ATCTCGTAGTCGCCGCCGCTCCCGCAGCAGGAGCCATAGCTCCCGCAGTCGCTCCAGGTCCCACTCCAG GTCTCGTTCCCGCAGCAACAAGAGGCGTCACTCCCGCTCCAGATCTGGAAGGAAGTCTGGCTCCAAGTCAGGAGAAAGCAAATCACGATCTCGCAATCGTAGGTCGAGTTCCCGATCTCGCAAATCCAAATCTCGTTCTCGCTCCCGCAAATCCAGATCCCATTCAGCTGAGCGGAAATCAAAGTCCCGTTCTAAAAGCCGCTCTAAGGTAAAGTCAGAAAGAGATTCCCGCAGTCGATCTGGAGAGAGGCCTGGTGACAAGAAGTCCCGCAGTCGTTCACCTTCCCCGGTTGAGAACGGGAAGGAGGAGCGCACTGCCAAATCTGCTTCCCACTCCCCATCTCCACATGAGGATGATGGCCGATCCAAGTCAAGGGAGAAACATTCAGCCTCCCGCTCCAAGTCCCGTTCCAGATCTCGCTCACGGTCTAGGTCAGCTTCTCAGGATTAA